From one Rosa rugosa chromosome 4, drRosRugo1.1, whole genome shotgun sequence genomic stretch:
- the LOC133746267 gene encoding protein PHOSPHATE-INDUCED 1-like, whose amino-acid sequence MWKLMGSSQFSKPVARLLVLLQFLLTSNVCIGARKLTSLYQSPPMALTYHGGTLLQGDLPVSILWYGNFSPAQKSTVADFLLSLKNNPHKNQKTAKPSVTQWWNSVETYMKKAGQKPTHVSLSTQLSDHNCSLGKTLKKSQISELAHRVNSPNSGGLTLVLTAPDVAVEGFCMSNCGFHDSNRKSNSVFIWVGNSATQCPGQCAWPFHQPIYGPQTPPLVAPNADVGVDGMVVNIATLLAGTVTNPFANGYYLGSAEAPLEVASACTGVYGKGAYPGYAGELLVDSSSGASYNAVGVNGRKYLLPALFDPYTSQCEAIV is encoded by the coding sequence ATGTGGAAATTAATGGGTTCCTCCCAATTTTCTAAACCAGTAGCtcgtcttcttgttcttcttcaatTTCTCTTAACAAGTAATGTGTGTATTGGAGCAAGAAAGCTGACGTCACTGTACCAATCTCCACCCATGGCTCTGACCTATCATGGTGGCACTTTGCTCCAAGGAGACCTTCCAGTCTCTATACTCTGGTATGGAAACTTCTCACCAGCCCAGAAATCCACTGTGGCAGACTTTCTTCTCTCCCTTAAAAACAACCCTCACAAAAATCAAAAGACAGCTAAACCTTCAGTCACTCAATGGTGGAACTCAGTCGAAACCTACATGAAAAAAGCCGGCCAAAAACCAACCCATGTTTCTCTTTCTACCCAACTCTCAGACCACAACTGCTCTCTGggaaaaaccctaaaaaaatctcaaatctccGAGTTAGCACACCGGGTCAACTCGCCCAACTCGGGTGGATTGACACTTGTACTCACTGCCCCAGATGTAGCGGTCGAAGGGTTTTGCATGAGCAACTGCGGGTTTCACGACTCGAACCGGAAGTCGAACTCGGTTTTCATCTGGGTCGGGAACTCGGCAACTCAGTGCCCGGGTCAGTGCGCGTGGCCATTCCACCAACCCATCTACGGACCACAAACCCCGCCGTTGGTTGCACCCAATGCTGACGTGGGGGTGGATGGCATGGTGGTAAATATCGCTACTCTTTTGGCGGGAACAGTGACAAATCCGTTTGCAAACGGGTACTACCTCGGGTCAGCGGAGGCGCCGCTAGAGGTGGCCTCCGCTTGTACCGGGGTGTATGGAAAGGGGGCGTACCCGGGTTACGCGGGGGAGCTGCTGGTGGACTCGAGCAGTGGCGCGAGCTACAATGCGGTGGGCGTGAATGGGAGGAAGTACCTCTTGCCTGCTTTGTTTGATCCTTATACTTCTCAGTGTGAGGCCATTGTGTGA